The window ctaaacctcatttcctcccaaaggccccgcctccagatgccatcacattgggggttacgGTGTCggcatatgaatttggaggggacacaaccCTCAGGCCGTGACAGAGACCACaatgaatagttttattttttttatttatttatttttttaaagattttattttttcctttttctccctaaagccccccggtgcatagttgtatattcttcgttgtgggttcttctagttgtggcatgtgggacgctgcctcagcgtggtttggtgagcagtgccatgtccgcgcccaggattcgaaccaacgacacactgggccgcctgcagcggagcgcgcgaacttaaccactcggccacggggccagccccaatagttttatttttttaacaccaCTATTTGGAATACATCATTTGCCACTATTTCAAACGAAGGAAGAAATAGCTTAGTTGTGAACTTTAAAATGGGCGTGTACACGTAGGTACCAGGAGACAGCGTTAGCCAAGGTTCTTTTGGGACATACTAAGGCAGTGAAAATCTTTAATGGGGGCTGCcaggtggccgagtggttaagttcgtgcgctccgctgcggcggcccagcgtttcaccggttcagatcctgggtgcggacatggcaccgctcatcaggccatgctgaggcggtgtcccacatgccacaactggaaggacctacaactaaaatatacaactatgtactggggagatttggggagaagaagaaaaaaaagaagaagattggcaacagatgttagctcaggtgccagtctttaaaaaaaaatctttaatgacCACAGAGGTGGAGCGTGGCCCTTCAGAAGGAAGGCTGGGGGGTCAGAGACTGTCCCAGTGCTGGGCAACCCTTGGGTAACTCATGTCCTCCTCTGTTCCTCACTTTCCTCTGGGACCATGGATGAGGGGCATAGGCCCGTATGATGCCAGGGATTAACCCTTTAGTTGCTGGAGGGTGCGGAAGTCTGGGGGAGGCCCTTGGAGGCCTCAGTATAAATTATTTAAGAAGAATCTTGAAGCTATGGCCCTATTTTAACAATCGACTGAATATCAACTGTGGGTATGCCAGCAAAGATGTGTGAAGACCACTGCCCCAGAACAGAACCCCTGGGTCATGGATTTAGGGGTTTCTGACACCCTCCAGGACCCAGCCCCTGGAGCCCGGAAGTGCCAGCCCGCAAGCCCACTGACCTGCCTCTCTGCCCCTTTTTGCCCGCAGGTTATGAAGTGACAGTGCTGGTGCGGGATGCCTCCAAGCTGCCCTCAGAGGGGCCCCAGCCAGCCCACGTGGTAGTGGGCGACGTTCGGCAGGCGGCTGATGTGGACAAGACCGTGGCTGGGCAGGACGCTGTCGTCGTGCTGCTGGGCACCGGCAGTGACCTCAGTACTGGGCCCCCCCTCTGCCCACGGCCCCCTCCTGCACCTCGGCCCCCAGcaccacccccgcccccggccccgcccctgccaCCCCCGCCGCCACCGCCACCCACCAGTGACAGCCACTCTCTGTCCCCTCTAAGGTCCTACCACAGTGATGTCCGAGGGTGCCCGGAACATTGTGGCAGCCATGAAGGCCCATGGCGTGGACAAGGTCGTGGCGTGCACCTCGGGTGGGTGGCGGGGTCGTAGCGGTGGGTCTGAAGGATGGGGGGTGAGTACTGGACAGGCAGCCCAGGGGCCTCTGCAAGGCATTGGAGTCATCCCAAGTTACTGTGCATTTAgtgagcaccaactgtgtgcctGGACCTTGCTGGATGATGCTGGGGACACGGTGGTGACCGTACAGCCCTGGACCCTGCACTCATGGGTCTCATAGATGGAAGGGAAATGGTAAACAGAGCCATCATCAAACTGTGACAGGGCAGAGTGGTCAGGGCTGGAATCCAGGGGGCACAGGCAGAGGGGTCAGTGCTGGGATGCAGGGGGCCCAGGCAGAGGGGTCAGGGCCGGGATGGGGGAAGCCTATAGGACTGTGGGAGCTCTGGCCCAACCTGAGGAGAGGTCAGGGGaggcttcctagaggaagtgACAGAGCCATGGATACACAGACCAAGGCTCTACCCTCACAGAGCTCCTGATACGGGGAGACGGACCTTCAACAAATAGTTGCCCTGAGTAAATCCAAAAGACACAAAACCCCTTTGAGTACGCCTGCTTGTGgaggcacatagcaggtgctagTAACGCAGAGCTGTTCTTATCAGCTCCTTGTAGAGCTAAGGGAGTGGAGGCCCGGGCAGGCCCACCGGCTCACCGAGCTCACACAGCTCGTGGTGGCAGATCTGGCGTGTGAAACCAGACCGTCTCCATGGTCCACACTCCACTCTGTGTTTCCTTGGGCAGTGAGCTCAGGGATGGTGAGGCAGACCTGGCGGGGCCTCGAGGGCCCGGGTGGGGACTTTGTTTTCACCGTGGGTGAGATGGAACCACGGATGAGCTCTGTCCCCTCAGCCCCACTCTGGCTACACTTGGACAGATCCTAGGGGGCAGGGACAAGGAGACCAGGGAGGAAGTGCTGCCATGGTCCAGGCAGGAGGTAACAGTGGGCGGGAGCAGGCAGGTGAGAAGTGCTCAGCTCTTCTGTGGGCCATGGGAACAGGACAGGAGGCCCAGAGCACCTGGAAGGCCATGGTGAGCCGCTGCAGGGTTTTGTCCTGGCACAAGACTGGCGGGCTGGGGGCCTGGCCAGGCTGTCCTCAAGCCTTGGCTGACCCTGCCCTGTGTCCCTCCAGCCTTCCTGCTACGGGACCTGGCCACCGTGCCCCAACGACTGCAGGCTGTGACCGATGACCACATCCGGATGCACAACGTGCTGAAGGAGTCGGGCCTGAAGTACGTGGCCGTGATGCCACCACACATAGGTGAGTGGGGCTGGGAACCCAGTAGCGGGGGCGCCACCAGCCTGCTCCTTCCGCCCTCTGGGGAGCTCCcccaggccttccctgaccagtCTGAAGTTGCAGACCTTTGCCCTGCACTTTCTATCCTTCTTCGTGCTTGATTTGTGTCCTTTTCAGTTATCTGTGTTGAAAAGCCGCCCAAAATTTAGAACTGCGGAACAACAAGCCTCTTTTATTGTGACCATCCCTCTCCGTACCCGGAGCTGCCTAGGCTCAGCAGGCAGGTCCTGCTGGGGTCTCCACGCGGTGGCTCAGGAGCTGGGGATGGAGTccagtgggaggaaggaggaaggcttCCTCATGGAGGTGGGAGCTGCTGACTGTCGCTGGCACACGGCCCGCTGCCTCCCCCAGCGTCAGATCTCTCAGTGCTGCTTCCGCTGCGTTCTGTTTATTAGAAGCGAGCTACTAGGGCTGGCCTAGATTCAAGAGAACTGGAATGACGCTTCACCACACAgatcagatattttctttatcttctctagCGTGCgtctccctcactagaatgtCAACTCTTTGAAGGCAcggattttgtcttgttttgctcGCGACTGTGTTCCCAGTGCCTAGGACAGGGCTTGGCAGGTGGTgatgctcagtgaatatttgtcaGATGAACGAACACGGGGCACCACGCCTCACGGTGGTGGTGTGGAGGAAACCAGTGAGCCACACCTGCACCCACACCCACTTTTCCCCGCCCGGGTCTGGAATCCACACTGAGAGAGACACGGAGTCAAACAGAGGGAGAGAgtcgttcattcagcaaatgccTCCTGCATGTGGACGGTGTGCCTGGCCACCATCACAAGCCCTGGTAACAAGAgggcctctgctctcctggggctgccattGCTAGCGGGGGAGACATTTGCCTGCCAGCTGGCAGAACAGCTTTGCTTTCTGCCTTCTGGGGCCCCGACAGGAGGAGGCCAACACACCTCAGAGGTTCCAAGAAGCTTCGATGTTTAGGTTCAACGAAGCGAGGTGTATCAGGACcctttgagagtaagttgcagacggCATCGCGCTTCACTCCTCCTTCGATAGGCATCTcccaagaaggaaaatatttgtgtatGAACCACGGCACCATTGTTGCACCAGGAACTGCCATTAGCTCTGTCTCATCACTTAGTGTCCGttccatattcagatttccccagttgtcAAAAAATACCTTTCAACTTCTCTCTCGCCCCAAAATCAGGATCCAGTGGAGGACCATGTGTTGCGTTTAGTTGCCCATGTCACCTTTAATCTGGAACAATcctccacatcttttttttttttttaatatttctcataacATTAACCAGGCCAGGTATCTTTCTGAATGCCCCACGTTCTggatttttctggttgttttctcAGAGATTCAGATTAAACACTTTTGGCAGGAAGGCCACCTGGGTGAGGGTGTGTGTTTCTTGTTGCACGTGACTCCAGGTTGTCCCTGTCCTGGTCTGCTGCGTTCCATCCCTAAATTAAGTTGGTCTCTGTCAGATGCTATTTTTAATTATCACGCAGCCACTAGATGCCCTCGTAATAGCCAGGTCATGCCTGAACGCTATCCCCACTGTCTAAGAAAGACCCAGTCGTACCTCTGGCATCAGGACACAACAATTCCTTGTTCGCTCTTACAGTGTCTATAAAATGCAGGCCCACCCTGCGACATGTCACTCAGCCGTCCCAGGGggttcagagaaaggaaagcatccAGATAGAGGGACCAGAGCAAATCTAGCCTTTGTCACTGGGAAGTGACCCTTTACAACCCTGGGAAGTGACTTCCTCTCTCCGAGACTCAGTTTgtccatttgtaaaatagagttaATAATAGTTCTGAGCCcattctctgctttatttctctccaccTAACACAGTGTCCATGTTGCTTTCTTACCTGATTAGTTGCCTCATCCTAGTGAATGCCTGCATGCTGAGGACAGGGCTTCTTGTCGGTTTTGTCCCCCTCTGGGTGCCCAGCACCTGACACATGGGTAATCAACAAggatttgtcaaatgaatgaagtAAAGGGCATAGATTAGTGCCTGCACATGGGAGGGGGTTCATACCTTGGCGACTCGCCTGCCATCTGGGCTGGGCACGCGGGAGGCACCCTGGGACGGCCACTGGAGGGATCAcgtgttgggggagggaggaaggacgtCTGCTTCATCCCGCCCCTCTGTCTACCTAGCCGGAGACCAGCCGCTGACTGGGAAGTACTCAGTGACCCTGGATGGACGAGGGCCCTCGAGGGTCATCTCTAAACACGACCTGGGCCACTTCATGCTGCACTGCCTGACCACCGATGAGTATGACGGCCACAGCACCTACCCCTCCCACCAGTACGAGTAGGgtgccagccccaccccagaggaCGGCATCCTGGGAAATGGAGAACAAAGGAAGGGAGCAATAAATCCTGAGCCAAGAGCTTCAAATTATTCTAGAAGACCCAACTCTGGGACTCTTCCTCTCTCGCTGTGTCTGGGTGTCTCAGTGTCTCTGTCTGCCTCTATGTCAGATTTTCTgggtattcattcatttatttccccAGGAACAGTTTATTGACTCACTGTGCTGCGCTCAGCCCCGTGCTGGGGACCCAGTGGTCACTGTGAGGACCTGGTGGTGACCCTGCCTTCACAGATctcacagtccagtggggaaGACAACCATGTCCCTGACAGTGACAACCCAGATGGCCAGGGCTCTGAcagaggaagcacagagggcTGAGGGAGCCCAGAGGGGGTACCTGACCCAGCTTGAGGGACCTTCTACAAGGTTCTGTAGAAGAGGGGATGTCCCACCTGAAACTGGGTTTGGTAAGAATGAGCCAGGAGAAGGTTCTAAGGCTTGATGGCGTTCTGGGCAGAAGGAGCCACACAAGCAAAGGCAGGAGGCTGGAAATCACATGGCCCTTTTGAAGAACTAAAATCCACCCCCTACAGTCCTAATACTTTTCTCAGAGGTGAGGAGTGGGCAGAGCTAAGAGGCTGTTCCATGGACAGAAGAGTCATTGTGTAGAGTCGTCAAAGGTTTGAGCTTTATTCTGAGGTTTTATGCAAGGAGTggagcaggggagaggtggggagggggcccagTCAGGTCTGTGTGTTATAAAGCTTCCTTTGGCTACCATGTGAAGGTGGATCGGAAGGGACAAGCGTGGAGGCTGGGAGCCCCAGGGGACCAAggcagaggcctggaggaggagaagagagagtgcGTGGAGCCTGGCAGcccagggggaaggggagggaggcgTCCCGGAAGAAGCATAGCGCTGTAACCTGGGGGTGGGGTTACAGCGGGGCCACCCTGAGAAAGggaccctggaggaggaggaaggggaagaattGCCCCTTCCTAATCatggcctgccccaccccctacacacacacactatttccAGACCTGCCTGAGCTACTCCTCTCACCCTATCTCCAGCCTCCCTGCACCTAGCCCCATAGCACCTCCCCTCCGCCTCCCCAAAATCCATTCCAGTCCTATACTGCTTCTGCAAACAGCAGGATGACTTGGTTGACAAGTTCCAACGGTGAGAACCGGTCTGAGGAGCCTTAAACCTCCCCTTCCAGGGGTGACCTGGAGGAAACCGtttgcctccccctccccttagTGAAAACGTTGGGGGTGCGGCGCCGCTGGATCAGCCTTTCAGGGCACAagcattgttttatttctgcCCTCTCGCTTTCTTTCTGTCACACTGTCTGGACACTGAACACTGTCACTGGGCGCCTGCCttgtgcccagccctgtgctaggTGATGCCGCGGACTGAGCGGTGGGTGACCATGATAACCTTGGTACTCGTCCTCAGGAGGCGCACAGTCCAGATAGTGACAGCCCAGGGCTAGGACGGGGGGAGGCACGGGCAGAGGGGTCAGGGCCGCGATGGGGGAAGCACAGGACACCATGGGAGCCCAGAATGGGTCCTCACCACCCTAGAGTGTCAGGGAGGGCTTCCGGGACGAGAAAACCTTTGAGATGAGTTCTGGTGAGAGGCAGCCTAGGAACTGAGGGGCTATTTTCAGGACCAGGAAACAAGTTTAAAGATCCAGAGgccttttattctcatttttgaaTCTTTGCTATGGACCTGGCATTGTTGTAGGCACTGGGGATAAGGCACGGAAGATTCATGGTGGTGGAAGGCACTTGAAGCCATTTTAGAAAAAGTGACAGTGAATCCGTGTGGCTGGATCGTAGTGAGCAACGAGGAGCGTGCATCAGGCGGGATCGTGAAGGGCTTTGTGGCAAACTCCCAAAAGAAGTGTGGACTTTGTCCCCAGGGCAGTAGGAGCCATGAATGAGTTTCCAGCAGCGGAGATGCCATCCTGAAAGAGGAAGGATGGGGCGTCAGGTGGATGCAGGAGGGACCACCAGAAGACAAGCTGGGAAGTCCCGATGGTTAAGAAGGGTGCCGCCGAGCAAAATGTTGGGGAGCAGGAGGACAGGGGCAGCGAAGGGGCGGGGCTGCCATCGCCCAGGCAACGTAGGCCGCGCCAAACTATTGGCTGGCCTTCGGCGGCGTCCTCCTCCTCGGCCCCGCAGAGTCTGCCCTGGGAACCCCCGGGGCGCGGCCTCCGCCGCCCTCCCGGAAAGCCGGGTCGGGAGGGGCGTGCCAGCCAGTCTTGCTCCGGGATGGGGTCCAGGCTTGGGATAAAGGGGTCGCAGAGAGCAGTGCTGAGGATCTCGGAGCGGGGACAGCTGCTGAGTTGAAGGAAATAGTTTTGAGGTCCCCGCCCCCCTCCATCCTAGAGACGTGGCCCCGCCCCCTGGCCGGTCGGAATCCTTTAAATGGTCCGGGGCGCAAGGGAGGGGAGGGCGGGTCGCGCGTCTCCTGGAGACGGGCGGGTGGCTCCGCCCAGCCAATCCGCGCCCCGCGGCGGGCAGGACTCCAGCCAATCGCGGCTCGCGGCTCGGCTCCGGGGCGGAGCCGGGTGGACCGGAGGCGAGACTGAGAGGCCCCGGGGAGGAGAACGAGGCCCCTACCCAGCCCTGGAGGGTCGCGAAGCAGCGGACGTTCTAGGACGTGGTCATCGGGAACCTGACAGCTGAGGTGAGGGGGTGGCTGCCCAGCTTGGGTCCGGGGAGGTGGAGGCGCGCCCCCGAGAGCCGTGGAGGCGGGGTCTGGGCGGGAGTGCGGGGCGCTAATTAAGGGTGATGATAGGGTTTGAAGGGTTTGGGGACCGGAGATTGAGTTCAAGGTCCTGGACGGGAGACGGGGTTGTTGGAGTTGGATTTTTAAGTGGAGGGAGTTTGAAGCTGGGACATGGGATGTTTAGAGAAGCGAGAGAACCCGGCAAGGAACTTTTGGGGCGGGGAATCTGGAGATAGGACAATCCAGGTCTCCCGCAGGGCTTGAATTCGGGGCTCTAGTGTTCTGGAAAAGGTCTGAAGGGTTGCGGCTGGGATCCCGGGCATTTGGAGAAGTGAGAGAACTAGAGGCAAGGAATCTTGGTCTCAGATACAGTGGTGGAGAGGGAGTGCTTGGAAGAGTTCCACGCTAACGTCTTGGAGGGAGAGTTTGGAGGAAGAGTCCAGAGGCGTTTGAAAGATGGGAGAATAAGGGAAAGTTAACGGGGGAAGATCTCAAAATTGAGACCTCTAGTCTCCCGAACGGAGAGAATCGGAGAGCATTTGTCGTCTTGAGCGATGTGTTGGGGCCTGGGTCTCTGGACCCGAGAGCAGTCTAGGGGAAGCATCCAGGACCTTCTGGGGTCCGAAAGACTGGGAGAAAGCAGTTTTAGAGCCGTagtctggggtgggggaggggtgttcCGGGCGTGGAGCTCAGACCGGCCGCCCCGGAGGCGGCGGAGGGCGGGGCTCGGCAGGCGCCGGGCAGCTGGACGTCCGggttcccttcccccacccactgCGGGCCCCTGTGCGCATGCCTTgagggagggcgggggagggacGTCCCCGGGGCGTGCGGAGCCCCTGGGGATTGTAGTGTACGCTCCACGTCAGTGCGCGTACCTGGCTGCTATTGGCCCAcatttcccagaagcccctgggCCAAATTGGGGCGTGCCTGGGTGCTGGATGGAGAgccgtgggggcggggcctggaagGAGCCGAGGTCTGGTTGGATGAGTCAAGAGGGGGCGGGGTTTGGCCTGAGTCGAGTTCTAGCAAGTTTTTCTGTGGGGTGCGCTTTGGGGAAGCTTAAGGCGTGGGCGGAGGGAAAGGGGCCGGCCCCCGCCCTGGTGTCAGGGGCGCTCACAGTCACTCAGGAAGAGGGCGCGCGCTTAAACATCCTCCCTGTGAAAGCAGGGTCTCGACAGATAGCTGCCGTAACAGGGCTCCAGGGGGCTCAGATATAGGCACCCACGTAAAGatattgactgaataaatggCAGTTCATTCTTGCTCGTTAAGTGTTTTCCTGTGTAGTGGGCCCTGTGCCTGTTACACGTGCGATCTCCTTGACGACGTGGTGAGAATTTttactatccccatttttacagatggggaaactgaggcccggggaggTAATGTCCCATCACTTCCCAACCTCACAGGGCTGAGCAGTGTGAAAGGCAGAATTCTAACCCAGGATTCCCTGCTTCCGGCCCCAGTCTCTGTACTCCACACCTGTCGGGCACGTGCGTGCGCGTGTTCGTCCCATTTGAAGAAATGAGTATTGTGGGAAGAAAAGTTTTAAGTCTCAGAGGGACTTGATTTACCATCCTCATcttgcaaatgaggaaattgagtctcaaAGAGGTAAAAACACTATTCGAGGCCACAGAGGCAAGTAAGTAGGATTCAAACCCGGCTATGTGTGAGTCCTGGTCTTGTTTTCTTAGTTACATACGTTTACTCTCCACCTTAGCCTCGTAAGATTCGTATTCTCTCCAtcttatagatgtggaaactgaggttcagatcATTAAAAAGCACCCGCAACCATACAGGAGATTCGGGAGTTGAACTAGCACTGCTGTGTCTG of the Equus quagga isolate Etosha38 chromosome 13, UCLA_HA_Equagga_1.0, whole genome shotgun sequence genome contains:
- the BLVRB gene encoding flavin reductase (NADPH) produces the protein MVVKKIALFGATGRTGLTTLAQAVQAGYEVTVLVRDASKLPSEGPQPAHVVVGDVRQAADVDKTVAGQDAVVVLLGTGSDLSPTTVMSEGARNIVAAMKAHGVDKVVACTSAFLLRDLATVPQRLQAVTDDHIRMHNVLKESGLKYVAVMPPHIAGDQPLTGKYSVTLDGRGPSRVISKHDLGHFMLHCLTTDEYDGHSTYPSHQYE